The following are encoded in a window of Platichthys flesus chromosome 19, fPlaFle2.1, whole genome shotgun sequence genomic DNA:
- the nsa2 gene encoding ribosome biogenesis protein NSA2 homolog, translating into MPQNEHIELHRKRHGQRLDHHERKRKKESREVHERSHKARKLIGLKAKLYHKQRHSEKIQMKKTIKMHEQRRTKQKSDDKTPEGAVPAYLLDREGQSRAKVLSNMIKQKRKEKAGKWEVPLPKVRAQGETEVLKVIKTGKRQKKAWKRMVTKVCFVGDGFTRKPPKYERFIRPMGLRFKKAHVTHPELKATFCLPILGVKKNPSSPLYTSLGVITKGTVIEVNVSELGLVTQGGKVIWGKYAQVTNNPENDGCINAVLLV; encoded by the exons CCCCAGAACGAGCACATCGAGTTGCACCGCAAGCGGCATGGCCAGCGCTTGGACCAccatgagaggaagaggaagaaggagagccGTGAGGTCCACGAGCGGTCGCACAAAGCCAGGAAGTTGATTGGATTGAAGGCCAAGCTGTACCACAAACAGAGACATTCAGAGAAGATCCAGATGAAGAAGAC CATCAAAATGCACGAACAGAGGAGGACCAAACAGAAGAGTGATGATAAGACACCAGAGGGAGCAGTGCCAGCCTACCTGttggacagagagggacagtcCCGTGCCAAGGTTCTGTCCAACATGATCaagcagaagaggaaagagaaggct GGCAAATGGGAGGTGCCCCTACCAAAAGTGCGCGCCCAGGGCGAGACAGAAGTGCTGAAGGTCATCAAAACTggaaagagacaaaagaaagCCTGGAAGAGAATGGTCACAAAAGTCTGCTTTGTCGGCGACGGCTTCACTCGCAAACCTCCAAAATACGAGCGTTTCATCAGACCTATG GGTTTGCGTTTTAAGAAGGCTCACGTCACACATCCCGAGCTGAAGGCAACGTTCTGTCTCCCCATCCTCGGAGTGAAGAAGAacccctcctcacccctctaCACCTCCCTGGGAGTTATCACCAAGGGAACAGTCATCGAAGTCAACGTCAGTGAGCTCGGCCTGGTCACACAAGGCGGAAAAGTTATCTGGG GTAAATATGCCCAGGTGACGAATAACCCAGAGAACGACGGCTGCATTAATGCAGTTCTGCTGGTTTAA